One Elaeis guineensis isolate ETL-2024a chromosome 10, EG11, whole genome shotgun sequence genomic window carries:
- the LOC105052491 gene encoding protein SRC2 homolog, giving the protein MAYRNLEVTLISANDLNDVNFFSKMHVYAIASIAGNRRSRQRTASDKDGGTSPSWNATLRFAVPAAADALALRVLLRSERLLGDRDVGEVYIPLKELLPAVISAGNSSAHFVSYQVRKPSSGKPKGVLNLSYKFVDAPPAATPVAPYSFPANETKSGVPSTAYPALPSYPPPAAYVSYPPAGPYPPAAAAAVGSKHGDPAGTSAAHPPPEKDGKESKVGEPVTAYPAAGPAYPTPGAYPPAAYPPPSGYPPYPATYGYPPVRGPVGYGYGAPPPAGYGYGAPPPPGYGYGAPPAAQKPKKGNGRMGLGMGLLGGALGGLLIGDMMVDSAEAGYEAGFSDGVDF; this is encoded by the coding sequence ATGGCGTACAGGAATCTGGAGGTGACGCTCATCTCAGCCAACGATCTCAACGACGTCAACTTCTTCTCCAAGATGCACGTCTACGCCATAGCCTCCATCGCCGGCAACCGACGCTCGCGGCAGCGCACCGCCTCCGACAAGGACGGTGGCACCAGCCCCTCCTGGAACGCCACCCTCCGCTTCGCCGTCCCCGCCGCCGCAGACGCCCTCGCCCTCCGCGTCCTCCTTCGCTCCGAGCGTCTCCTCGGCGACCGCGACGTCGGCGAGGTCTACATCCCTCTCAAAGAGCTCCTCCCTGCCGTCATCTCCGCCGGCAACAGCTCCGCCCACTTCGTCAGTTACCAGGTCCGCAAGCCCTCCTCCGGCAAGCCCAAGGGCGTCCTCAACCTCTCCTACAAGTTCGTCGACGCCCCGCCGGCGGCGACGCCCGTCGCTCCATACTCCTTCCCGGCGAACGAGACCAAGTCCGGCGTTCCTTCCACCGCATACCCGGCCCTGCCGTCCTACCCGCCGCCAGCGGCGTACGTTTCGTACCCTCCGGCCGGGCCGTACCCGCCTGCAGCGGCGGCAGCCGTGGGGTCGAAGCACGGGGATCCCGCCGGAACAAGCGCTGCCCATCCGCCGCCGGAGAAGGATGGGAAGGAATCGAAGGTCGGCGAGCCCGTCACCGCCTATCCCGCCGCCGGCCCGGCGTACCCGACGCCGGGGGCGTATCCTCCCGCGGCATATCCGCCTCCGTCTGGGTACCCGCCCTACCCGGCGACGTACGGGTATCCTCCCGTGAGAGGTCCGGTGGGGTACGGGTACGGTGCTCCACCGCCGGCAGGGTACGGGTACGGTGCTCCACCGCCGCCGGGATACGGTTACGGAGCTCCGCCGGCGGCGCAGAAGCCGAAGAAGGGCAATGGCAGGATGGGCCTGGGGATGGGGCTGCTGGGTGGGGCCCTCGGTGGGCTGCTGATCGGAGATATGATGGTGGACTCCGCCGAGGCCGGCTACGAGGCCGGGTTCAGCGACGGCGTCGACTTTTAA
- the LOC105052492 gene encoding electron transfer flavoprotein subunit alpha, mitochondrial isoform X2, translated as MAALAMLRTLRNRSFTSFSPLRLPIRSALSRFVLVADADIFLHPLAETWAELVHLVQQKGGYSHIITASNSFGKNILPRAAALLDVSPVTDITEISEPHLFVRPIYAGNALCTVRYVGKDPCMMTIRSPSFPMHSESAEPKSEAAPISQVDLSTFNEEFFGKSRWLKLASQDTERPDLGNARVVVTGGRGLKSAENFKLLEKLAEKLGAAVGATRAAVDAGFVPNDLQVGQTGKIVAPELYMAFGVSGAIQHLAGMRDSKVIVAINKDADAPIFQVADYGLVADLFDVIPELIEKLPEKK; from the exons ATGGCAGCTCTCGCGATGCTCAGAACTCTACGGAATCGCTCCTTTACTTCGTTCTCGCCACTCCGACTCCCCATTCGCAGCGCCCTTTCCAGATTC GTGCTTGTTGCTGATGCAGATATATTTTTGCATCCTCTAGCTGAAACTTGGGCTGAACTTGTTCATCTGGTTCAACAAAAAGGTGGTTATTCACACATAATTACTGCTTCAAATTCATTTGGGAAGAATATTCTACCACGTGCTGCAGCTCTGCTTGATGTCTCACCTGTTACAGATATCACTGAAATATCTGAGCCACATCTGTTTGTAAG GCCAATATATGCTGGAAATGCTCTTTGTACTGTTCGTTATGTTGGCAAAGATCCTTGCATGATGACCATTAGGTCCCCATCATTCCCCATGCACTCTGAATCAGCTGAGCCAAAATCTGAAGCAGCACCTATCTCTCAGGTTGATCTCTCAACCTTTAATGAAG AATTCTTTGGGAAGTCTCGGTGGTTGAAACTTGCATCTCAGGATACAGAACGACCAGATCTAGGAAATGCACGTGTTGTGGTCACAGGGGGCCGAGGGTTGAAAAGTGCCGAGAACTTCAAATTATTAGAGAAGCTTGCTGAAAAGCTGGGTGCAGCAG TTGGGGCCACTCGAGCTGCTGTGGATGCAGGATTTGTGCCGAATGATCTCCAG GTTGGTCAGACTGGAAAAATTGTTGCTCCAGAACTGTATATGGCTTTTGGGGTTTCAGGAGCCATCCAACACTTGGCTGGAATGAGAGATTCAAAGGTCATTGTGGCTATAAACAAAGATGCAGATGCACCCATATTTCAG GTTGCAGATTATGGGCTTGTTGCTGATTTATTTGATGTAATCCCAGAATTGATAGAGAAGCTGCCAGAAAAGAAGTGA
- the LOC105052493 gene encoding dephospho-CoA kinase isoform X2, producing MSPLSSNARLGGCWDPCQEPFLHGSPRHAQSWPSPRWRKQQRSPGEFFFPIRTRDRRWRRVRAMRIVGLTGGIASGKTTVSNLFKSHGVPVVDADLVARDVVRKGTGGWKKVVAAFGDDILLENGEIDRACLGQIVFSDATKRQLLNRLLAPYISFGIFWEVVKLWIRGSKVIILDVPLLFEAKMDQWTAPIIVVWVDPETQVTRLMARDDISQEQAKNKIHAQTALDWKKTKAHMVIDNSDVSECSAGQDMNIRTNL from the exons ATGTCGCCGTTATCGTCGAACGCTCGCTTGGGGGGGTGCTGGGATCCGTGTCAAGAACCGTTTCTACACGGAAGCCCTCGACACGCTCAGAGTTGGCCCTCTCCGCGTTGGAGGAAGCAGCAGCGATCCCCGGGCGAGTTCTTCTTTCCGATTCGAACACGCGACCGCCGCTGGAGGAGGGTGAGGGCGATGAGGATCGTGGGATTGACGGGCGGCATCGCATCCGGGAAGACCACTGTCTCCAATCTCTTCAAATCCCATGGCGTCCCCGTCGTGGACGCCGACCTCGTCGCCCgt GATGTTGTAAGAAAGGGGACTGGTGGTTGGAAAAAGGTTGTAGCAGCATTTGGGGATGATATTTTACTAGAAAATGGAGAAATTGATAGAGCATGCCTGGGTCAAATTGTTTTTTCTGATGCTACAAAACGTCAACTTCTAAATCG TCTATTAGCTCCATATATTTCTTTTGGCATTTTTTGGGAGGTGGTGAAGCTATGGATCAGGGGGTCTAAGGTTATCATTCTTGACGTCCCATTGTTGTTTGAGGCTAAAATGGACCAATGGACAGCTCCTATTATTGTTGTATGGGTTGATCCTGAAACTCAGGTAACACGCCTAATGGCAAGAGATGACATATCTCAAGAACAAGCCAAAAACAAGATTCATGCTCAGACTGCACTAGATTGGAAGAAGACAAAGGCGCATATGGTCATCGATAACTCAG ATGTTTCGGAATGTTCAGCAGGTCAAGACATGAACATAAGAACTAATCTGTGA
- the LOC105052493 gene encoding dephospho-CoA kinase isoform X1 encodes MSPLSSNARLGGCWDPCQEPFLHGSPRHAQSWPSPRWRKQQRSPGEFFFPIRTRDRRWRRVRAMRIVGLTGGIASGKTTVSNLFKSHGVPVVDADLVARDVVRKGTGGWKKVVAAFGDDILLENGEIDRACLGQIVFSDATKRQLLNRLLAPYISFGIFWEVVKLWIRGSKVIILDVPLLFEAKMDQWTAPIIVVWVDPETQVTRLMARDDISQEQAKNKIHAQTALDWKKTKAHMVIDNSGTLEETKLQFQEVLNQISRPLTWKELAFSREGVFWILVSAIVGVLVVQKNLK; translated from the exons ATGTCGCCGTTATCGTCGAACGCTCGCTTGGGGGGGTGCTGGGATCCGTGTCAAGAACCGTTTCTACACGGAAGCCCTCGACACGCTCAGAGTTGGCCCTCTCCGCGTTGGAGGAAGCAGCAGCGATCCCCGGGCGAGTTCTTCTTTCCGATTCGAACACGCGACCGCCGCTGGAGGAGGGTGAGGGCGATGAGGATCGTGGGATTGACGGGCGGCATCGCATCCGGGAAGACCACTGTCTCCAATCTCTTCAAATCCCATGGCGTCCCCGTCGTGGACGCCGACCTCGTCGCCCgt GATGTTGTAAGAAAGGGGACTGGTGGTTGGAAAAAGGTTGTAGCAGCATTTGGGGATGATATTTTACTAGAAAATGGAGAAATTGATAGAGCATGCCTGGGTCAAATTGTTTTTTCTGATGCTACAAAACGTCAACTTCTAAATCG TCTATTAGCTCCATATATTTCTTTTGGCATTTTTTGGGAGGTGGTGAAGCTATGGATCAGGGGGTCTAAGGTTATCATTCTTGACGTCCCATTGTTGTTTGAGGCTAAAATGGACCAATGGACAGCTCCTATTATTGTTGTATGGGTTGATCCTGAAACTCAGGTAACACGCCTAATGGCAAGAGATGACATATCTCAAGAACAAGCCAAAAACAAGATTCATGCTCAGACTGCACTAGATTGGAAGAAGACAAAGGCGCATATGGTCATCGATAACTCAGGTACGCTTGAAGAAACAAAACTACAGTTTCAAGAGGTCCTCAACCAGATTAGTAGGCCTTTAACATGGAAGGAACTTGCCTTCTCCAGAGAAGGTGTCTTTTGGATTCTTGTATCTGCAATTGTAGGTGTTTTAGTGGTGCAGAAAAATTTAAAGTGA
- the LOC105052492 gene encoding electron transfer flavoprotein subunit alpha, mitochondrial isoform X1, producing the protein MAALAMLRTLRNRSFTSFSPLRLPIRSALSRFISTLVVAEHDGGSIKPSSLSAVEAAAAISRENSISVLLGGSGPDIGKAALQAASSHPLISQVLVADADIFLHPLAETWAELVHLVQQKGGYSHIITASNSFGKNILPRAAALLDVSPVTDITEISEPHLFVRPIYAGNALCTVRYVGKDPCMMTIRSPSFPMHSESAEPKSEAAPISQVDLSTFNEEFFGKSRWLKLASQDTERPDLGNARVVVTGGRGLKSAENFKLLEKLAEKLGAAVGATRAAVDAGFVPNDLQVGQTGKIVAPELYMAFGVSGAIQHLAGMRDSKVIVAINKDADAPIFQVADYGLVADLFDVIPELIEKLPEKK; encoded by the exons ATGGCAGCTCTCGCGATGCTCAGAACTCTACGGAATCGCTCCTTTACTTCGTTCTCGCCACTCCGACTCCCCATTCGCAGCGCCCTTTCCAGATTC ATTAGCACATTGGTTGTAGCTGAACATGATGGTGGATCTATAAAACCATCATCTTTGAGTGCAGTAGAAGCTGCAGCAGCTATTagtagagaaaattctatttccGTTCTCTTGGGTGGGTCAGGTCCAGACATTGGAAAAGCTGCTTTGCAAGCTGCATCAAGTCATCCTTTGATTTCCCAG GTGCTTGTTGCTGATGCAGATATATTTTTGCATCCTCTAGCTGAAACTTGGGCTGAACTTGTTCATCTGGTTCAACAAAAAGGTGGTTATTCACACATAATTACTGCTTCAAATTCATTTGGGAAGAATATTCTACCACGTGCTGCAGCTCTGCTTGATGTCTCACCTGTTACAGATATCACTGAAATATCTGAGCCACATCTGTTTGTAAG GCCAATATATGCTGGAAATGCTCTTTGTACTGTTCGTTATGTTGGCAAAGATCCTTGCATGATGACCATTAGGTCCCCATCATTCCCCATGCACTCTGAATCAGCTGAGCCAAAATCTGAAGCAGCACCTATCTCTCAGGTTGATCTCTCAACCTTTAATGAAG AATTCTTTGGGAAGTCTCGGTGGTTGAAACTTGCATCTCAGGATACAGAACGACCAGATCTAGGAAATGCACGTGTTGTGGTCACAGGGGGCCGAGGGTTGAAAAGTGCCGAGAACTTCAAATTATTAGAGAAGCTTGCTGAAAAGCTGGGTGCAGCAG TTGGGGCCACTCGAGCTGCTGTGGATGCAGGATTTGTGCCGAATGATCTCCAG GTTGGTCAGACTGGAAAAATTGTTGCTCCAGAACTGTATATGGCTTTTGGGGTTTCAGGAGCCATCCAACACTTGGCTGGAATGAGAGATTCAAAGGTCATTGTGGCTATAAACAAAGATGCAGATGCACCCATATTTCAG GTTGCAGATTATGGGCTTGTTGCTGATTTATTTGATGTAATCCCAGAATTGATAGAGAAGCTGCCAGAAAAGAAGTGA